A region from the Kineothrix sp. IPX-CK genome encodes:
- a CDS encoding IS3 family transposase (programmed frameshift) produces the protein MSKYTFEFKKKVVMAYLNGEGGKDYLAKKYGVSASSNVKKWVDNYKSQGDEGLMRTRKQEKYSFEYKIFVVELYLTSEVSYQELAIQEGIHNPAQICKWVNDFQIAGPDALRPRKRGRKNVFDKLNNKHKSQPIEANPIDTSAEHVKHLEDELLKLRIENAYFKRTEEAAFRGGSSSEKTARIIHSLRGEFKLKDILAVVGFPKATYMYWQKRFNRENPDKELEDRILDIHENNKDYGYRRMYGELRNQGYTVNKKKVQRIMQKLSLQVMSFTRKSRKYSSYKGKVGTVARNRICRRFNTHIPHQKITTDTTEFKYYEVDSKGHMTMHKLYLDPFMDMCNSEIISYGIDKHPSAINVMNALDKAIEITSDCPYRRTFHSDQGWAYQMKAYSHRLKEERIFQSMSRKGNCHDNSVMENFFGLLKQEIYYGVVYYSYEELKNEIEGYIKYYNEQRIKEKLGWMSPVQYRLNLLAA, from the exons ATGTCCAAATATACTTTTGAATTTAAGAAAAAGGTTGTGATGGCTTATCTAAATGGAGAAGGAGGAAAAGATTATTTAGCAAAGAAATACGGTGTTTCCGCCTCGAGTAATGTAAAAAAGTGGGTCGATAATTACAAATCACAAGGTGACGAAGGTTTGATGCGTACAAGAAAACAAGAAAAATACTCTTTTGAATATAAGATTTTTGTTGTAGAATTATATCTAACAAGTGAGGTTTCATATCAAGAATTAGCTATTCAAGAAGGAATTCATAATCCTGCACAGATTTGTAAATGGGTGAATGATTTTCAGATTGCTGGTCCTGATGCTTTGAGGCCTAGGAAAAGAGGTCGGAAGAACGTGTTTGATAAGCTAAACAATAAACATAAATCTCAGCCTATTGAAGCAAATCCAATAGACACTAGCGCTGAACATGTGAAACATCTTGAAGATGAACTTTTAAAGCTACGTATAGAGAATGCCTATT TTAAAAGAACTGAGGAAGCTGCGTTTAGAGGAGGAAGCTCTTCTGAAAAAACAGCGAGAATCATCCACAGCCTCCGAGGAGAGTTCAAACTAAAAGATATTCTCGCAGTTGTAGGTTTTCCAAAAGCGACATATATGTATTGGCAGAAAAGATTTAATAGAGAAAATCCTGATAAAGAGCTGGAGGATAGGATATTAGATATTCATGAGAATAATAAGGATTATGGATATCGTCGTATGTATGGAGAACTCAGGAATCAGGGATATACAGTAAACAAGAAGAAAGTCCAACGAATTATGCAAAAGCTTAGTCTCCAAGTTATGTCTTTTACCAGGAAAAGTCGTAAGTATAGTTCATATAAGGGGAAAGTTGGAACAGTTGCACGTAACAGAATTTGCAGACGTTTCAATACTCATATCCCACATCAGAAGATTACAACTGATACTACAGAGTTTAAATACTATGAGGTAGATTCCAAAGGACATATGACAATGCACAAGCTATACTTGGACCCGTTTATGGATATGTGCAATAGTGAAATCATAAGTTATGGCATAGATAAGCATCCCTCTGCAATTAATGTAATGAATGCTCTTGATAAGGCTATTGAAATAACATCCGATTGTCCTTACCGAAGAACTTTTCACTCAGATCAAGGTTGGGCTTATCAAATGAAAGCTTATTCACATCGTCTAAAAGAAGAACGAATCTTCCAGAGTATGTCAAGAAAAGGCAACTGCCATGATAATTCAGTCATGGAGAACTTCTTTGGTTTATTAAAACAAGAGATATACTATGGTGTGGTATATTATAGTTATGAAGAATTAAAAAATGAAATCGAAGGTTACATAAAGTATTATAACGAACAAAGAATCAAAGAAAAACTAGGATGGATGAGCCCTGTACAATACAGGCTCAATCTCTTGGCTGCATAA
- a CDS encoding ABC transporter ATP-binding protein, whose amino-acid sequence MIRFEQVTKKYGRSVILDNLSFEIKEGEFAVLIGPSGCGKTTTLKSINRLIEPDAGHIYVNGKDISQTDPVQLRRQTGYVIQQIGLFPNMTVAQNIGVVPKRLKYPKEKILHITRSLMDMVGMSYEEYGHKYPSELSGGQQQRIGVLRALAASPPLVLMDEPFGALDPMTRNSLQDEISRLHKKLNKTFVFVTHDMDEALKLADKIIFMENGRIVQMATPEEMLENPANDLIRTFMGKRVEGSPASVLTAADFMRPDPVSVYKRRGIHECTEIMARRQIDSLLIKNDDDTYAGVVTVGSIKKADKSVGTIGEVPVSESAVSYVSESAMESFDKLLNTDSSYVVVLYEDDTIAGIVTKTSMAKAMADALWGDGQ is encoded by the coding sequence ATGATTCGGTTTGAACAAGTAACCAAAAAGTACGGGCGCTCGGTTATTCTTGATAATCTGAGTTTCGAAATCAAAGAAGGGGAATTTGCCGTTTTAATCGGCCCTTCAGGCTGTGGAAAAACCACGACTCTCAAATCTATCAACCGCCTGATTGAGCCGGATGCTGGACATATTTATGTGAACGGAAAGGATATTTCCCAGACCGACCCAGTACAGTTGCGCAGGCAGACTGGCTATGTGATTCAGCAGATCGGGCTTTTTCCCAACATGACGGTGGCTCAGAACATCGGCGTAGTGCCAAAACGCCTGAAATATCCGAAGGAAAAGATTCTACACATTACCCGGAGCCTGATGGACATGGTGGGAATGTCATATGAGGAGTACGGACATAAATATCCGTCCGAGCTTTCCGGCGGACAACAGCAGCGGATCGGGGTGCTGCGGGCGCTGGCTGCTTCGCCTCCCCTTGTATTGATGGATGAGCCCTTCGGTGCACTGGACCCCATGACCCGGAATTCTCTGCAGGATGAGATTAGCCGTCTGCATAAAAAACTGAATAAAACATTTGTTTTTGTTACCCACGATATGGACGAAGCACTCAAGCTGGCCGATAAGATTATTTTTATGGAAAATGGGAGAATTGTGCAGATGGCAACACCGGAGGAGATGTTGGAAAACCCGGCCAACGACCTGATCCGTACCTTTATGGGAAAACGTGTCGAGGGCAGTCCGGCATCGGTGTTGACAGCTGCCGACTTCATGCGGCCCGATCCCGTAAGCGTATATAAAAGACGTGGTATTCACGAATGTACCGAAATCATGGCACGGCGGCAGATCGATTCGCTGCTGATTAAAAATGACGATGATACCTATGCGGGAGTCGTGACTGTAGGTAGCATTAAAAAAGCCGACAAAAGCGTAGGGACCATTGGAGAGGTTCCGGTTTCAGAAAGCGCCGTATCTTATGTATCTGAGAGCGCTATGGAAAGCTTTGATAAGCTGCTCAACACAGACAGCAGCTATGTGGTAGTTCTTTATGAGGACGATACCATAGCGGGTATTGTGACCAAAACCAGCATGGCGAAGGCCATGGCCGATGCACTGTGGGGTGATGGACAATGA
- a CDS encoding ABC transporter permease, with the protein MSLWELYGNKLLIAVGVHLLYVFASVAIGFVVALTLGILLSRVPGIAKYALPIISVFQTIPGVVFIGILFLYMGMVPATAIIALAIYAVFPILKNTYAGLLSVDSSLLEAARGCGMSRIQSLFEVELPLAMPSIIGGLRMSTVYTVSWAVLASMIGLGGLGEFIYIGIATNNNSLILAGAIPAGIMAISLSFVIDFVKFRITRQGKEVNLK; encoded by the coding sequence ATGAGCTTATGGGAATTGTATGGGAACAAACTCCTGATTGCTGTGGGAGTTCACCTTTTATATGTTTTTGCCTCGGTTGCAATCGGATTCGTGGTTGCTCTTACACTGGGTATCCTGCTTTCCCGTGTACCCGGCATCGCTAAGTATGCGCTGCCTATAATTTCCGTGTTCCAGACCATCCCCGGTGTGGTATTTATTGGAATTTTATTTTTATATATGGGAATGGTGCCGGCTACAGCTATTATTGCACTGGCAATTTATGCGGTATTTCCTATTTTGAAAAATACATATGCAGGTCTGCTTTCGGTGGATTCCAGTTTGCTGGAGGCGGCCCGAGGGTGTGGAATGTCAAGAATTCAAAGCCTGTTTGAGGTTGAACTGCCGTTGGCTATGCCGTCCATTATCGGCGGTCTGCGGATGTCTACGGTTTATACCGTAAGCTGGGCGGTGCTGGCCTCAATGATCGGTCTTGGAGGACTGGGCGAGTTTATCTATATCGGTATTGCCACCAACAACAATTCCCTGATTTTAGCGGGAGCAATTCCGGCTGGCATAATGGCAATTTCTCTTAGTTTTGTTATTGATTTCGTGAAATTCCGCATTACCCGTCAGGGAAAGGAAGTGAACTTAAAATGA